A single region of the Drosophila miranda strain MSH22 chromosome 2, D.miranda_PacBio2.1, whole genome shotgun sequence genome encodes:
- the LOC108157260 gene encoding peptide tarsal-less AA, whose translation MLDPTGTYRRPRDTKDTRQKRRQDCLDPTGQY comes from the coding sequence ATGCTGGATCCCACAGGAACCTACCGTCGCCCACGCGACACAAAAGACACACGCCAGAAACGGCGTCAGGACTGCCTAGATCCCACCGGGCAGTACTGA